The following are from one region of the Sphingomonas oryzagri genome:
- a CDS encoding F0F1 ATP synthase subunit C, whose product MDLASAKVIGAGLAAIGVGLAALGVGNVFGSFLSSAVRNPSAADSQQGRLFIGFAAAELLGLIAFVVAILILFVVKG is encoded by the coding sequence ATGGATCTCGCTTCTGCCAAGGTCATCGGCGCCGGTCTCGCGGCGATCGGCGTGGGTCTCGCCGCTCTGGGCGTGGGCAACGTGTTCGGTTCGTTCCTGAGCTCGGCCGTGCGTAACCCGTCGGCCGCCGACAGCCAGCAGGGCCGCCTGTTCATCGGCTTCGCCGCCGCCGAGCTTCTGGGCCTGATCGCGTTCGTCGTCGCGATCCTCATCCTCTTCGTCGTCAAGGGCTGA